The Magnolia sinica isolate HGM2019 chromosome 10, MsV1, whole genome shotgun sequence genome includes a window with the following:
- the LOC131257805 gene encoding pentatricopeptide repeat-containing protein At4g02750-like, which produces MCLPTFARRSSNLLEVLSIIRHFSSSNYYFSFHPEQTTKLRRNHNPDILNFDPRPINVKITSLCRCRKIKEARKLFDEMPQRDAFSYASMITVYLKNGDLQKAEKLFQEMPERNVVAQSAMIDGYAKAGWIDEARRVFDEMPERNVFSWTSLISGYLRIGQVCEARWLFNQMPIKNVHSWTAMVLGYARNGLIAEAREIFDQMPEKNVVSWTSMIKSYVDNGMVDDARKLFDEMPHRNLYSWNTMILGCLDDGQTAQAIQLFELMPQRNVISWTTMVTGLSRNGSIEIAREFFDRMPQKDIAAWNAMITACADDGRMIEASELFNSMPERNVVTWNAMIDGYAKNGPEKEAMIHLVHMLRSSNRPNETTFTSVLTACEGGSEVTQAHAHVILLGFESDTSLTNALITMYSRSGDVGSAQFAFERLMGKDIVSWTAMILAYSNHGCGNRTLCIFARMLRAGAEPDGVTFIGVLSACSRAGLVKKGKLIFSSMSRAYGLEPKAEHYSCLVDLLGRAGLVDEAKTVVSRMPPSERDGAVLGALLGACKLHGDVEAAAQVGEELIKLEPGGSGAYMLLANVHAGRGKWDDMALVRKKMKERKVRKVPGFSQIEVKNRYHVFFVGDRAHPQVKEIYEMLEQVLLPQMKDRRYLQMVPSFTFKN; this is translated from the coding sequence ATGTGCCTCCCGACGTTCGCTCGCCGTTCTTCTAATCTTCTCGAAGTCCTTTCCATCATTCGACATTTCAGCTCTTCAAATTACTATTTTTCTTTCCACCCTGAACAAACGACGAAATTACGAAGAAACCACAACCCTGATATCTTGAATTTCGATCCTCGACCAATCAATGTAAAAATAACTAGCCTCTGTAGATGCCGTAAAATCAAAGAAGCGCggaaactgtttgatgaaatgccccaGCGAGATGCCTTTTCTTATGCTTCGATGATCACCGTTTATCTCAAGAATGGCGATCTCCAGAAAGCCGAAAAGCTCTTCCAAGAGATGCCCGAAAGGAATGTTGTAGCCCAGTCGGCGATGATCGACGGCTACGCGAAAGCAGGCTGGATAGATGAGGCTCGACGGGTTTTTGACGAAATGCCGGAGAGGAATGTGTTCTCATGGACGAGTTTGATTTCTGGGTATTTGAGAATTGGGCAAGTTTGTGAAGCTCGTTGGCTTTTCAATCAAATGCCCATAAAGAACGTCCATTCGTGGACGGCGATGGTTTTGGGCTATGCTCGGAATGGTTTGATTGCCGAAGCACGGGAAATTTTTGATCAAATGCCGGAGAAGAATGTTGTTTCTTGGACCAGTATGATCAAATCTTACGTAGATAATGGTATGGTGGATGACGCTCGTAAGCTGTTCGATGAGATGCCCCACCGAAATTTATACTCATGGAATACAATgattttgggttgtttagatgacGGGCAAACAGCCCAAGCTATCCAATTGTTTGAATTAATGCCTCAGAGGAATGTGATTTCTTGGACGACCATGGTTACAGGTCTGTCTCGGAACGGATCAATAGAAATTGCACGAGAATTCTTCGATCGAATGCCACAAAAGGACATCGCAGCATGGAATGCAATGATCACGGCATGTGCAGATGATGGACGCATGATCGAAGCGAGCGAGCTTTTTAATTCAATGCCTGAAAGGAATGTGGTAACTTGGAATGCGATGATCGATGGGTATGCAAAAAATGGGCCTGAGAAGGAAGCGATGATTCACTTGGTTCATATGCTTCGCTCGAGCAATAGGCCAAATGAAACTACATTCACTAGCGTATTAACTGCTTGCGAGGGTGGAAGCGAAGTAACGCAAGCTCATGCACACGTTATACTGCTCGGCTTCGAGTCTGATACTTCACTAACTAATGCACTGATCACAATGTATTCTAGGAGTGGGGATGTTGGCTCAGCCCAGTTCGCTTTTGAGAGGCTCATGGGCAAGGACATTGTGTCATGGACGGCTATGATCTTAGCATACTCTAACCATGGGTGTGGCAACCGCACACTGTGTATCTTTGCACGTATGCTGCGGGCCGGGGCTGAGCCCGATGGGGTCACATTCATTGGCGTCCTATCAGCTTGTAGCCGTGCAGGCCTTGTCAAGAAGGGTAAACTGATCTTCAGCTCAATGAGTCGAGCCTACGGCTTAGAGCCGAAGGCCGAGCACTACTCTTGCCTGGTCGACCTTTTGGGCCGAGCAGGCCTCGTCGATGAGGCAAAGACTGTAGTCAGTCGAATGCCACCCAGTGAGCGGGATGGGGCTGTTTTAGGGGCATTGCTCGGCGCGTGCAAGCTGCATGGGGACGTCGAGGCAGCAGCCCAAGTAGGCGAGGAGCTGATCAAGCTCGAGCCCGGCGGCTCAGGTGCATACATGCTGCTGGCCAACGTGCATGCCGGGCGTGGGAAGTGGGATGATATGGCACTTGtgaggaagaaaatgaaggagaggaaGGTGAGAAAAGTTCCTGGTTTTAGTCAAATTGAAGTTAAGAATAGATATCATGTGTTTTTTGTGGGGGATAGGGCTCACCCTCAGGTGAAAGAAATATATGAAATGTTAGAACAAGTGCTGCTACCACAAATGAAGGATAGGAGATACTTGCAAATGGTCCCATCTTTTACTTTTAAGAATTGA